The Brassica oleracea var. oleracea cultivar TO1000 chromosome C6, BOL, whole genome shotgun sequence genomic interval CCTTTCCTGTGTTTGTGCCCAGGGAAGCAATGGCGACACTCGTCTTTCTTTTGATCTTACACCTGCTCAGGTAAAACCACTTCCCTCTGTATTATGAATCTATTATTGTTTGTTTCTCCTCTCACGTAAGGAGGTGACTTCTGGTTAGTCTCTACTCAAATAGCTCATAACTTAATACTGTCGATGCTTCCAGGAAGAATGCCTGCTGAGGTTGCAGAGCCGCATTGATGTTGCATATGACAGCTCAATACCTCAGCATCAGGTACGCTTTTCCTTAAGGCTTGCTTGTGTTTGCTCAAAACCAACGAACTTATGCCAGCGCTCCCGTTTCTGCTACATGCTAAGTGAAAATATACATGCCTTACATAAATACTGGTTGCTACTTCATATGCGTGTAGGAAGCTCTCAGGGATCTTTGGAAACTTGCCTTTCCAGAAGAAGAGCTACACGGAATTGTTTCTGAGCAGTGGAAGGAAATGGGTTGGCAGGGAAAAGACCCATCAACTGATTTTAGGTAATCTCACTATCCTTAGATATTTATCCACTTAACTTGTCACTCACACTTGAGCATCTGTCACTCGCAGGGGTGGTGGTTTCATATCTCTTGAAAACTTGTTGTTCTTCGCTAAGAATTTCCCGGTACGCTTTTGTAAATACTTGCATTCAAAACTATCTTTGCTGTTATTAGTTTCAGTTCCAGTGACACTGTATCAGTACATGATTTTATAGTTATCATAACATGATATTCCTGCCAGACAATGCCATTTAACTTTCCGTCACTCAGTTTATGATGCCACTTGCTTGTGCTGTGCAGAAATCCTTCCGGGACCTTCTGCGGAAGCAGGTTGGGGATCGTTCTGTGTGGGAATACCCGTTTGCCGTTGCTGGCGTCAATATTACGTTCATGCTTATCCAGATGCTTGGCCTTGAAGCAGGTACATCAGCATTACTTATTGCATACTTATTTCGTTTTGAACCTGCTCTTACATGCATTAGGCAGAGTTCTCTAGGAAAACTAGCTAAGCACTCCTAGTTTCAAACTACTAATTGGGCATTTTCGTAGTTGGTGGTTATGTTATCCTATTTTGAGATATAATCAGGTTCAGTAACAGTATCCTAGTGGTACATACTAACAATACAATACCCTTCAATTTTACAGTGAAACCACGAAGTATTGTTGGCGAAACATTTTTGAGATTCCTTTCAGGTAAATTACCAGACACTGCTGATTAAAAATTTCATTGTCTGTCACACAAGTTAGAGTACTAAGGGTGTGTATCCTTCGATTTGTATTGTTTGCAGTGAATGAATCTGCTTTTGACCTTCTGTATTGTATTGCCTTCAAGCTAATGGATCAGCAATGGCTCTCCATGCGTGCTTCATACATGGAATTTAACGTAAGCACTGGCTGTAACCTTTTTCTATTATCACTAGAAGTTTCATAGGGCATTTCGTTGTCGCATATTTGGCTGGTTTTGATGCTTTATCTTGGCTTAAACATAACAAGTTCACCAAATGGTTAATGGTAATTATATGGATAAATACACAGACGGTAATGAAATCGACAAGGCGGCAATTGGAGAGAGAGATAATGGTGGAAGACATAACAGGTATTGAAGATATGCCATCATACAGCCTTCTAAGTCAATAAATAGCAAGCAGCTTACGAAGGACTACATTGTAAGTAGAAAGATCTAACACCTCAAGAAACTCTTATGTCTAAAAGCCTAAGACAACAGCAGAGCATACAAGCAAAAAAAGAGGAGGAGGAGGTCTCTCTTTCTCTCACCACTTCACTTCTGGGACTGCTTAATCTTAGTGATTGGCTCCATGAGATTTGGGACATTGGGTTGTTATTTCTTTGAAACAGATATTCAGTCTTTGTTTCGTATGGGGTTAGTTCTAACTTGTGGTGCTTGTAAAAACATTGTTGGCTATTAAATTTACATGACATCTTAATAAATTTAAATGGAATGTGATTCTGTAGATCATTGTTATAATGACCCAGAGCTACGACCATGACCAGTTTATTTTGAAACCCTTTTGTTTTTTTTTTTTTTTGAAACACACGACCATGACCAGTTACAAAGTGAAAATAACAAGGAAAAGAAAATATTTTGTTACACACAAGAGCAGGTGAGTGAGGATGTAGTAGTAGTTCCAAAGATAACATCGACCCAACAAGCTCTATCTCCATTCTGTAGTTTAGCTCATGACATCAATAACATCATGACACCCAATGTTGCGTGGCATGGAGACGGTGAAGGGGTTGTGTGGACTGGTGGCTGTTGAGTTTTGCCTAAGTGTCGAAGAGTCTCTACACGAAGCAGAGGGTCTCAGCGGGTCGTTAAGGAAACAGTATCACGCACGGGGAGCTCACGTGTGAGACTTAACGGTATTGAGAGGCAATGGAGTAATTAACCATGCCTCGCTTCTCGCTGGCATTTGTCTTCTTCCTCTGTACGGTAAAGCAGAGTAAAACAGAGGAGAGAGAGGAGCGTGGCACCGCCTTCACAAATGCTATAAAGCTGATACAAAGTTGAGACATTAGGGTTAAGAGAGCAGTTGAGAAACACATAGAGCAGCCGCAAGTCTAGCGTTTTGTTCGGTCTCTAAGGGTTAAGTGTAACCAAGCTTTCTAGTGGAAATCCGAGTAAACTTCGGCCAGACGTAACGTCCTCACACTGAGGCGTGAACTGGTTAAATCTGCGTGTCTTTACTTTCCGAAAACAAACGTAATACACACGAGTGAAACAACGTGAGAGGTGAGAGATACCGAAATCAAAGTGAACGAAACAGAGCAAAGAAACGAAATTTTCTTTCTTTTCTCAACAATTGGTATCAGAGCCAGGTTGGCTGGCTGGGAAGGAGGAAAGGTTGAAGCTTTTCTGTAAAGCTTTGTCCTTTGATGCGTATCATGACTTCAAGACGTACAGAGGTTGAGAAGTTCGATGGACAAGGTGACTATGTTCTCTGGAAAGAGAAGTTGTTGGCTCATCTGGAGCTACTGGGTTTGTTAGAAGGGTTAGAAGATGAAGAAAGCGTGGATGTTGAAGACTCTACAGCAGAGAAAGGGATGTCTGCGACTGAAGCTTCTGACAAGCCGGAAGAGAAGATTCAAAAGGATAAAACTCTCAAGGAGAAGAGAGGAAAAGCTAGATCTGCGATCATACTAAGTCTGGGTGATCATATTCTCAGAAAGGTCATCAAGGAAACGACTGCGGCCGGTATGCTCAAGATCTTAGCAAGTTGTTCATGGCTAAGTCATTACCCAACAGAATATACCTTAAGCAAAGGTTGTATGGGTACAAGATGTCAGAGATCATGACTATGGAGGAGAATGTAAATGACTTCTTCAAACTTATATCTGATCTGGAGAACGTGAAGGTTACAGTTCCAGATGAAGACAAAGCGATTGTGTTGCTAATGTCTTTACCGAAACAGTTTGATCAGTTGAAAGAAACTTTGAAGTACGGTAAGACAAGTCTAGCTCTAGAAAGAAATCACTGGAGCTATAAGGTCGAAAAGTCTAGAACTTGGAGCGAGTGGTAAACTGAGCAAGGGCAACTCAGAGGCTCTATATGTACAAGAAAGAGACAGATCAGATAGAAGAGGAAGGAGTTCAGACAGAGGGAAAAGCCAGAACAGGTCACAGTCAAGAGAGAAGAAGACTTGTTGGATTTGTGGTAAATACGGTCACTACAAGAAGCAGTGTTTTGTTTGGAAAGAAAGGAACAAGAAGAACAACAGTCCAGAGAAAGGTGAATCTTCGAATGTTGTGAGGCAAGTTGTCGATGTAGCTGGCTTGAATGTGGAAAGTCAAATGCAGTATGTGAAGGACAAGGAGACGAGTGGATCATGGACACAGGGTGCTCATTTCATATGACTCCAAGGAGAGATTGGTTTGTTGAGTTTGATAACTCGAAAACGGGAAGAGTGAAGATGGCTAATCACACTTATTCTGAGATCAAAGGCATTGGCAGCATACGGATTCAGAATGATGATCTATCAACTGTCCTGATCTCAAACGTCAGATACGTTCCAAGCATGACAAGAAACTTGATCTCAATGGGAACATTAGAAGATCAAGGTTGTTGGTTTCAGTCCAAGAACGGCTCTTTGAAAGTCACCAAACGTTGCTTAACGCTGTTTAAAGGGAAGAAAGTAGGAACTCTATACATCTTACAAGGAAAGGTAGTTGCAGGGAGTGCAAACGCAGTAGTGAGTTCCGAGAACGAGTCAAAGCTGTGGCATAGCAGACTATGTCACATGAGCATGAAGAACACAAATTTATTGATCAAGAAAGGATGCTTACAAGCAGATAAGATGAAAGGTTTTGAGTTCTGCGAAGACTGTGTG includes:
- the LOC106298464 gene encoding ELMO domain-containing protein A-like isoform X1, encoding MDDRGGGGSFVAVRRVAPRLEQRSVYHSSSSAEVVAGSAAWLGRGLSCVCAQGSNGDTRLSFDLTPAQEECLLRLQSRIDVAYDSSIPQHQEALRDLWKLAFPEEELHGIVSEQWKEMGWQGKDPSTDFRGGGFISLENLLFFAKNFPKSFRDLLRKQVGDRSVWEYPFAVAGVNITFMLIQMLGLEAVKPRSIVGETFLRFLSVNESAFDLLYCIAFKLMDQQWLSMRASYMEFNTVMKSTRRQLEREIMVEDITGIEDMPSYSLLSQ
- the LOC106298464 gene encoding ELMO domain-containing protein A-like isoform X2 gives rise to the protein MCVDLLSEVVAGSAAWLGRGLSCVCAQGSNGDTRLSFDLTPAQEECLLRLQSRIDVAYDSSIPQHQEALRDLWKLAFPEEELHGIVSEQWKEMGWQGKDPSTDFRGGGFISLENLLFFAKNFPKSFRDLLRKQVGDRSVWEYPFAVAGVNITFMLIQMLGLEAVKPRSIVGETFLRFLSVNESAFDLLYCIAFKLMDQQWLSMRASYMEFNTVMKSTRRQLEREIMVEDITGIEDMPSYSLLSQ